The DNA sequence TGTTACGTGCTCGTGTAGGTATGGTGTTTCAAAAACCAACACCCTTTCCAATGTCGATTTATGACAATATTGCCTTTGGTGTGCGTTTGTTTGAAAAACTTTCCCGGGCTGAAATGGATGAGCGTGTTCAGTGGGCACTGACAAAAGCGGCTCTGTGGACAGAAACGAAAGATAAATTACATCAGAGTGGATACAGCCTCTCTGGTGGTCAGCAACAACGTCTGTGTATTGCCCGCGGCATTGCTATTCGTCCGGAAGTTCTGTTGCTGGATGAACCTTGTTCTGCGTTGGATCCTATCTCTACCGGGCGTATAGAAGAGCTGATTACTGAGCTGAAACAAGACTATACGGTTGTTATCGTGACGCACAATATGCAGCAGGCTGCCCGTTGCTCCGATCATACTGCTTTTATGTATCTTGGTGAGCTTATTGAATTCAGCGATACGGATACGTTATTTACTAAACCGTATCAAAAGCAAACTGAAGATTACATCACAGGCCGCTACGGTTGATTTGTCGGAGAAAGAGATGGACAGTTTAAACCTTAATAAACATATCTCCGGTCAGTTCAATGCTGAACTGGAGCACATCCGTACCCAGGTGATGACCATGGGCGGGTTGGTTGAGAAACAACTGACTGACGCAATCACTGCGATGCACAATAAAGATGGTGAGCTGGCTCAACGCGTGATTGATGGCGACCAGGCCGTGAACATGATGGAAGTGTCGATTGACGAAGCCTGTGTACGTATCATTGCAAAGCGACAGCCTACCGCCAGTGACTTACGCCTGGTGATGGCCATCATCAAAACCATTTCAGAACTGGAAAGAATTGGAGATGTTGCAGAAAAAATCAGCCGCACAGCGCTGGAAAAATTTGGACAGCAGCATCAGGCGTTACTGGTAAGTCTTGAATCGCTAGGTAATCACACTGTACAAATGCTACATGATGTACTGGATGCCTTTGCCCGTATGGATCTCAATGCCGCTATCGAGATCTATCGGGAAGATAAAAAAGTCGATCAGGAGTATGAGGGGATAGTTCGCCAGCTGATGACTTATATGATGGAAGACCCTCGTACTATTCCGAGCGTTTTAACAGCGTTATTCTGTGCCCGGGCGATTGAACGAATTGGTGACCGTTGTCAGAATATTTGTGAGATCATTTTTTATTTCGTCAAAGGGCAGGATTTTCGTCATGTTGGTGGTGATCAGCTGGACAAATTGCTGACCGGGGACGAAAACGGCAGCCATCCTGCATGAGTGATGGGCCAGCTCATGCTGGCCCGTTTCCCTTTGTTTGTATGTTTTTCGATTGGAATGCCCTTCTGTGCGCTCTATACTTGGCACACATTTTTTTGACAGGGAATTTCCATGACTATCAAGACGCCTCATAAAGGCGCTACGCCAGGTAAAGCCATGCTGGCCGCTGTGAGTGGTTATGCAATGGATGGTTTTGATTTGCTAATCCTCGGCTTTATGCTCCCCGCAATCAGTTTATCATTACATCTCGATTCTTCTCAGGCCGGCTCTCTGGTGACCTGGACCCTCATTGGTGCAGTTATCGGCGGGATTATCTTTGGTCACCTCAGTGACAGATTAGGTCGTATTCGTGTACTGACCTTCACTATCCTGATGTTTTCTGTTTTTACCGGATTATGTGCCGTCGCCCAGGGATACTGGGACTTGCTGACCTATCGGACCCTTGCGGGTATGGGATTAGGGGGTGAGTTTGGTATTGGTATGGCGCTGATCGCTGAAACTTGGCCGGCTAAAAAAAGAAATCGCGCATCAGCGTGGGTGGGAATGGGGTGGCAGTTAGGTGTCTTGCTGGCCGCTTTTCTTACTCCTCTGCTATTAGAGTTTATTGACTGGCGCGGTGTCTTTCTTGTTGGATTGCTGCCCGCGCTGCTTTCTTTTTTGATTCGTAAAGGAATGGGCGAGCCTGAAGAATTTACCCGGCAGGTTAAACAGCAAACGGAAATATCCTTTCTTGATCGACTGAAATTATTGTTTAAGGACAGAGCAACAGGTAAAGCCAGTATTGGTATTTTCATACTCTGCTCAGTACAAAATTTTGGCTATTACGGATTGATGATTTGGATGCCTACCTATCTCTCTTCAAGTTTTGAATTTTCTCTCACTAAATCAGGACTGTGGACTGCGGTGACCGTGGTAGGGATGACTTTCGGTATTTGGTTATTTGGTGTACTGGCTGATCGTTTCGCCAGATGGAAAATTTTCCTTTTGTACCAGGTCGGTGCCGTTGTGATGGTTTTTGTTTATGCACAATTGAAAGATCCGACGGTTATGCTGTTTGCTGGTGCTTTGATGGGGATGTTTGTTAATGGCATGATTGGTGGGTATGGGGCGTTAATATCGGATACTTACCCGGTAGAAGTCAGAGCAACCGCACAGAATGTATTGTTCAATCTTGGCCGTGGTGTAGGTGGTTTTGGCCCGCTGGCCATTGGTCTGCTGATGGATGAGTGGTCTTTTGTGGTAGCGATCAGTTTGCTGGCGCTGATCTATCTGCTGGATGTTATCGCGACACTGTTCTTAGTACCTAAAAATCAGAGTAATGATGACCGATTGGGTGCGATAGGCTAAACCATATAAGTTAACAGACCTGTTGCGTGGGCTATTGAAGCGCCCGGGTCTGTTACCTTTGATGTGCTTCCTGTTATTCTGCCCACACTACTTTGTTTCTTCCTGTCCTTTTTGCCTCATACAGTGCTGCATCAGCGCGTTCAATCAGTAGCTGCAATGTTTCTTCTTTTTTCAACTCAGCAACGCCAAGAGAGAGTGTTACCGGGCTGATCTGGTCGGGTTTCATCTCTTAAACGCCTTTGCGAATACGTTCTGCAAGGAGGATACCTTGCTTCAGAGAGCTGTCAGGAATGATAATTAAAAACTCTTCCCCTCCCCAGCGCACGGCAATATCTTTTTCCCGGATGAGGTTCTCCACCATATCCGCCAGGCTTTTTAAAACACTATCCCCGGCAGTATGTCCATAATGGTCATTGATAGATTTGAAATGATCGATGTCGCAGATCATAAGACAGAAGCGTATCCCGGAGAAGTGGAATGCATTGACGTGTTGCTCGAGAGCTTGCTCGCCGGCACGACGGTTATACAATCCGGTGAGAGGATCCCGGTTTGCTATTTCACGTAGTTTTTTTCGCGCACGACTCGTTCACTGACATCACGGCTGATGCTGACATAATGCGTGATATCACCTTTGCTATTTAGCAGGGCCGAAATACTTTGCTCTGTATAAAAAACAGAACCGTTACGGTGTTTATTAGTGAAAATGGTGCGTAACACTTTATTCTTTTGCTGACTCTTTTTGAAATGTACGAAAAACGCTTCATCATGGTTTGTTGAATGCAATATACTGGTTTTCTTACCGATAATATCGTCAATCTCATAACCGGTCAGCAGATGGAAAGCTTCATTGGCAAAGACGATAGTTGATGAACGATCAGTGATAAAAACAGGGTCGGGCGCAACATTTAACGCCTGAGCCAGCAGGTCACGATCCTGTTCGATACAAATCCGCTGGCTTATATTCTGCTGCACGGAAACAAAGTGGGTAACGGTGTCAGATTTATCACGAACCGGTGAGATATTCCATTGTACAACGTAGCTGCTACCATCCGACCGGTAGTTCACTGTTGATCCTTCAAAAAAGCGATGTTCTTTCAGACACTCTCTTACACGTTGAATGACCTCTGGATCAGTATCATCCCCCTGTAAAATATGCGGAGATTTTCCCAATAATTGCTCAAGAGAATAACCTGTCATTGCACAAAATGCCGGATTGGCATAGACAATAAACGGCCCGCCATCGGTCATTTTGGCATCAGTAATAAGCACTGCATTGTAGGATTGCGCAACCGCAGCCTCGAGCAGTGCTAAACGTTGGTCAGAACGACTCATATGTTTTATCTCCACCCTGTCCCGGTCTGCTGGTGATTATCTGGTTGTCGGTGAAGTAATCTGCTCCCGTTTGTTTGGAAAACACAGTGAAACCAGAGGCGATACCCAGGGTACAACTTTGTATAGTGTGTAACAGTAAGTCTCTTTCAGACTCAATCTTCGCTGTTTGAGAGGGTTTTTCCCTTAAAAGCCTGACATCAATTCCTTGTCGGGTCGCAATAATCGTCAATGAAAAATAACGCGATGAACCGTATACAGTATAGACTGTTTTACATAGGTTTTTTTTTATTCAATTTACTTCAAGTTATTGTTATCTATAATTTTTTGTTTTTTTTATCTCATTATTAAGGTTTTTTAGGGTTATTTTTGGTTTGATTCAGTCATAAATGGTGTAAAAAAAGTCAAATATTGAGGGTAAATAAAAAGACAAAGTCCCACGGTAAGGTGACTTAGGTAGGCCGAACGCGCTCCATCTGCAGTGAATGAAGCTAAGGGTGTTATTTTACGTTACGATAGGAGAAAACTTTTTCTCATTATTGGAAGGGTCACAATGCATACTCCCGGTCTTTTACAACGGATGTTCAAATTGCAGGAGCATGGTACGACAGCGAAAACAGAAGTGATCGCTGGCTTCACTACTTTTTTTACGATGGTGTATATCGTCTTTGTTAATCCACAAATTCTGGGTATAGCCGGGATGGATACTCAGGCGGTATTCGTTACCACCTGCCTGATTGCAGCACTCGGAAGCATTTTAATGGGGCTGGTTGCTAATCTGCCTGTCGCGCTGGCTCCTGCCATGGGATTAAATGCATTTTTTGCTTTCGTTGTTGTCGGAGCGATGGGCATCTCCTGGCAGACAGGAATGGGGACTATCTTCTGGGGTGCGCTTGGTCTATTCGTATTAACGCTGTTACGCGTACGCTACTGGTTGATTGCCAGTATCCCACTGAGTCTGCGGGTAGGAATCAGTGCGGGTATTGGTTTGTTTATTGCCATGATTGGTCTCAAAAACGCGGGTATCGTGGTTGCCAATAAAGAAACATTGATGGCGATTGGTGATTTAACTTCTCATAGTGTATTACTGGGTGCACTGGGATTTTTCATCATAGCTATCCTCGCTTCCCGTCAGGTTCATCTGGCAGTCCTTATTGCTATTGTGGTCACCACGGCTATCGGAGTGATGTTAGGTGATGTGAAATGGCAAGGCATCTTCTCTGCTCCTACTGGAGTGACATCAATTCTGGGTCAGGTCGATTTGGCGGGTTCTTTTAACATGGGCATGGCGGGGATCATCTTCTCATTCATGCTGGTTAATCTGTTTGATTCCTCGGGTACCTTGATTGGTGTAACGGACAAAGCGGGACTGACTGACGATAAAGGACGGTTTCCCCGTATGAAGCAGGCCTTGTATGTCGACAGTGTCAGTTCAGTCACCGGAGCCTATTTGGGCACCTCTTCGGTTACCGCCTATATAGAGAGTTCTTCAGGTGTTGCCATTGGCGGAAGAACCGGTCTGGTAGCCGTTGTAACCGGAATCTTATTTCTGCTGGTCATGTTCCTTTCACCACTGGCGAAAATGGTGCCACCGTATGCTGCGGCGGGTGCTCTGATTTATGTTGGGGTGCTGATGACATCCAGTCTGGTACGGGTAAAGTGGGATGACCTTACAGAAGCTGTTCCGGCATTTCTGACGGCTGTAATGATGCCTTTCACCTTCTCGATTACTGAGGGCATAGCGTTGGGCTTTATTGCTTATTGTGTAATGAAGCTGGGAAGCGGACGCTGGCGTGAGATGAATCCTTGTGTGCTGGTAGTGGCACTCTTGTTTATCTTAAAGATAGTGTTTATTGACAGCCACTAAGAACTGGACACGGTATGATATTTATCACCGGGTCAGTGACACATCGTGTGACATGGGACCCGGTGATAGTACTCACTTACCAATGCAAAAACTGGAGAAGATGCGGCCTAGCAGATCATCAGAAGTAAACTCTCCGGTAATTTCACTTAATGTGTGTTGCGCAAGACGTAACTCCTCAGCCAGCAGTTCTCCGGCTTGTGCACTTATTAATGCCGTTTTGCCTTGCATCAGATGATTTGCCGCACTTTCAAGAGCCTGCAAATGGCGGCGGCGAGCAAGAAATCCGCCTTCCATATGAGTGGTATAGCCCATACTCTGTTTCAGATGCTCCCTGAGCAAGTCAACGCCTTCCCCTGTTCTGGCTGAGAGGCGAATCAGTGAGTAACCATTCACTTCTTCTGTTTCGAGCGATTCTTCAGTTATATCAACTTTATTACGAATAACGGTGACAGGGATCGAAGCCGGAACCCGGCTGATAAAGTCAGACCAAATCATTGCTGGATCTGTAGCCGTGGTGGTGGTGCCATCCACCATCAACAATAAACGATCAGCCTGTTCGATTTCATGCCATGCCCGGGCAATACCAATGCGTTCGACTTCATCACCTGCTTCGCGTAATCCCGCAGTATCAATAATATGCAGTGGCATGCCATCAAGGTGTATCTGTTCACGTAATACATCACGGGTGGTACCTGCTATCTCGGTGACGATAGCCGCCTCACGCCCAGCCAGTGCATTCAACAGGCTGGATTTCCCGGCATTCGGACGGCCAGCAATCACGACTTTCATCCCTTCACGTAACAGACTTCCCTGATGGGCCTGCTGGCGAACGTCATCCAGTTGTGTGATAACCTGATTGAGTTGTGCTTCAATTTTACCGTCAGAGAGAAAATCAATCTCTTCGTCAGGAAAATCAATCGCCGCCTCCACATAGATACGCAGATGAATAAGCATTTCGACTAATTGATCGATGTGCTGTGAAAAAGCACCTTGTAGTGAGTTGAGCGCAGAACGCGCAGCCTGTTCAGTACTGGCATCAATTAAATCTACAATGGCTTCCGCCTGAGCTAAATCTAGTTTGTCGTTGAGAAAAGCGCGTTCAGAAAACTCACCTGGGCGGGCAATGCGTACGTTGGGAAGGGCTGCAATTCGTTTTAGTAGCAAATCCATGATGACCGGGCCACCATGCCCCTGTAATTCCAGCACATTCTCACCGGTAAAAGAGTGCGGGGCGGGAAACCATAATGCAATACCCTGATCAAGCACTGAACCATCACTGTCGAAAAAAGGTACATAGTTAGCATGGCGCGGCGCTGGGCACTTACCGAGTAACGCTGTGGCTACTTCTGCTGCATAGTTACCAGATACTCTGATGATCCCAACACCACCACGGCCAGGAGGGGTTGCCTGTGCAACAATTGTGTCACTGTGGCTCATGATAACCTCATTTTAAAGACAAAAAAGGCGGTCTGCTGACCGCCTTATTATTCTGTTTACCGCAAAGTTGTAGCGGTACTCACTAATCAGCTGGCTTTTTTCTTATCGCGGCTATGCAAGCCTCGTTTCTCCAGACCACGATAAATCAGCTGCTGCTGAATGATAGTGACCAGGTTACTGACGATATAGTAAAGCACCAGACCTGACGGGAACCACAGGAAGAAGACCGTGAAGATGACCGGCATAAAGGTCATGATCTTCTGCTGCATTGGGTCAGCAACCGTAGTGGGTGACATTTTCTGGATAAAGAACATCGTCACACCCATCAGGATGGGTAAAATATAGTAAGGATCCTGAGCTGCAAGATCGTGGATCCATAATGCGAAAGGCGCATGACGTAATTCTACCGATCCCATCAGCATATAGTAGAGCGCCAGGAAGAT is a window from the Erwinia sp. genome containing:
- the dgcQ gene encoding putative diguanylate cyclase DgcQ (ID:JIFNMEKO_03327;~source:Prodigal:2.6), giving the protein MICDIDHFKSINDHYGHTAGDSVLKSLADMVENLIREKDIAVRWGGEEFLIIIPDSSLKQGILLAERIRKGV
- the yjhB gene encoding Putative metabolite transport protein YjhB (ID:JIFNMEKO_03325;~source:Prodigal:2.6) → MTIKTPHKGATPGKAMLAAVSGYAMDGFDLLILGFMLPAISLSLHLDSSQAGSLVTWTLIGAVIGGIIFGHLSDRLGRIRVLTFTILMFSVFTGLCAVAQGYWDLLTYRTLAGMGLGGEFGIGMALIAETWPAKKRNRASAWVGMGWQLGVLLAAFLTPLLLEFIDWRGVFLVGLLPALLSFLIRKGMGEPEEFTRQVKQQTEISFLDRLKLLFKDRATGKASIGIFILCSVQNFGYYGLMIWMPTYLSSSFEFSLTKSGLWTAVTVVGMTFGIWLFGVLADRFARWKIFLLYQVGAVVMVFVYAQLKDPTVMLFAGALMGMFVNGMIGGYGALISDTYPVEVRATAQNVLFNLGRGVGGFGPLAIGLLMDEWSFVVAISLLALIYLLDVIATLFLVPKNQSNDDRLGAIG
- the nifL gene encoding Nitrogen fixation regulatory protein (ID:JIFNMEKO_03328;~source:Prodigal:2.6), encoding MSRSDQRLALLEAAVAQSYNAVLITDAKMTDGGPFIVYANPAFCAMTGYSLEQLLGKSPHILQGDDTDPEVIQRVRECLKEHRFFEGSTVNYRSDGSSYVVQWNISPVRDKSDTVTHFVSVQQNISQRICIEQDRDLLAQALNVAPDPVFITDRSSTIVFANEAFHLLTGYEIDDIIGKKTSILHSTNHDEAFFVHFKKSQQKNKVLRTIFTNKHRNGSVFYTEQSISALLNSKGDITHYVSISRDVSERVVREKNYVK
- the dgcZ gene encoding Diguanylate cyclase DgcZ (ID:JIFNMEKO_03326;~source:Prodigal:2.6), which encodes MKPDQISPVTLSLGVAELKKEETLQLLIERADAALYEAKRTGRNKVVWAE
- the phoU gene encoding Phosphate-specific transport system accessory protein PhoU (ID:JIFNMEKO_03324;~source:Prodigal:2.6) — its product is MDSLNLNKHISGQFNAELEHIRTQVMTMGGLVEKQLTDAITAMHNKDGELAQRVIDGDQAVNMMEVSIDEACVRIIAKRQPTASDLRLVMAIIKTISELERIGDVAEKISRTALEKFGQQHQALLVSLESLGNHTVQMLHDVLDAFARMDLNAAIEIYREDKKVDQEYEGIVRQLMTYMMEDPRTIPSVLTALFCARAIERIGDRCQNICEIIFYFVKGQDFRHVGGDQLDKLLTGDENGSHPA
- the pstB gene encoding Phosphate import ATP-binding protein PstB (ID:JIFNMEKO_03323;~source:Prodigal:2.6), producing the protein MAENTSDNMIQVRDLNFYYGKFHALKNINLDIARNQVTAFIGPSGCGKSTLLRTFNKMFALYPEQRAAGEILLDGENILTDTQDISLLRARVGMVFQKPTPFPMSIYDNIAFGVRLFEKLSRAEMDERVQWALTKAALWTETKDKLHQSGYSLSGGQQQRLCIARGIAIRPEVLLLDEPCSALDPISTGRIEELITELKQDYTVVIVTHNMQQAARCSDHTAFMYLGELIEFSDTDTLFTKPYQKQTEDYITGRYG
- the mnmE gene encoding tRNA modification GTPase MnmE (ID:JIFNMEKO_03330;~source:Prodigal:2.6); this encodes MSHSDTIVAQATPPGRGGVGIIRVSGNYAAEVATALLGKCPAPRHANYVPFFDSDGSVLDQGIALWFPAPHSFTGENVLELQGHGGPVIMDLLLKRIAALPNVRIARPGEFSERAFLNDKLDLAQAEAIVDLIDASTEQAARSALNSLQGAFSQHIDQLVEMLIHLRIYVEAAIDFPDEEIDFLSDGKIEAQLNQVITQLDDVRQQAHQGSLLREGMKVVIAGRPNAGKSSLLNALAGREAAIVTEIAGTTRDVLREQIHLDGMPLHIIDTAGLREAGDEVERIGIARAWHEIEQADRLLLMVDGTTTTATDPAMIWSDFISRVPASIPVTVIRNKVDITEESLETEEVNGYSLIRLSARTGEGVDLLREHLKQSMGYTTHMEGGFLARRRHLQALESAANHLMQGKTALISAQAGELLAEELRLAQHTLSEITGEFTSDDLLGRIFSSFCIGK
- the adeP gene encoding Adenine permease AdeP (ID:JIFNMEKO_03329;~source:Prodigal:2.6), with amino-acid sequence MHTPGLLQRMFKLQEHGTTAKTEVIAGFTTFFTMVYIVFVNPQILGIAGMDTQAVFVTTCLIAALGSILMGLVANLPVALAPAMGLNAFFAFVVVGAMGISWQTGMGTIFWGALGLFVLTLLRVRYWLIASIPLSLRVGISAGIGLFIAMIGLKNAGIVVANKETLMAIGDLTSHSVLLGALGFFIIAILASRQVHLAVLIAIVVTTAIGVMLGDVKWQGIFSAPTGVTSILGQVDLAGSFNMGMAGIIFSFMLVNLFDSSGTLIGVTDKAGLTDDKGRFPRMKQALYVDSVSSVTGAYLGTSSVTAYIESSSGVAIGGRTGLVAVVTGILFLLVMFLSPLAKMVPPYAAAGALIYVGVLMTSSLVRVKWDDLTEAVPAFLTAVMMPFTFSITEGIALGFIAYCVMKLGSGRWREMNPCVLVVALLFILKIVFIDSH